A window of Flammeovirga kamogawensis genomic DNA:
TTTTCTCTACTGCCTGGTTATTTACATTATCAGACGCTTTATACATGATTGTATGTTTCCCTAATTCACTTTTTAATGTAAAAGGGGTTCCTGTATAAGGTGTATAATTATTTCCTCTATTTGTACTATAAAAAACATTCTTTACGCCTGCTTTATTATCTGAAGTAGCAATTGAGAATGTTGTTCTTGAAGATACATAACGTGTAGAGCCAATAACATATTGATCTCCTATAATTTCATGCGAGGTTTCTGGAGCAATCTTATCTAAGTAAAAAGTAATTGTTTTTTCTACTTCTTCGTTATCTACTAAATCAAATGCTTTGTAATGTATTGTATGCTCTCCATCTTTTAAATTATTTAATGTTATGGGTTGGTATGTAAATTCTTCGAATGCACTATTATCATAACTAAACTCTATGTGATCTAAACCCGACATGGCATCTTCACTAGATAATCTTAATGTTGTATTAGGAGAGAGTATATTTTCATTATACACTAAACCTTTCCAAGTATACGAAGACTCTGGTGCTGTTAAATCAATTTTAAACGTAGATGTTCTCACCTCTTCTGGATTTCCTACATGATCTGCTGAATAATAATATACTATATGTTGTCCTTCTGTTTCTAAATTCATAGAAGAAGTATACTCATGAAAATTTTCACCATCTAAGGAATAAAAAATTTTATCTACTCCTGAATATTTATCAGTTGCTTCAAGATGCATTAGTAAGTTTTTTCCATAAAAAGCTTCTACTCCATTATCAAATAATCGAGTACCATCAAAAGATATTTTGGATACTGGTGCTTTGCTATCTGCAATTACTTCGTATTTAACTTCCCTTTTAGGCATTAAATACTCTTTTGAGTTTGGGTCTACAGCCCATTTCGAACGAATATAATTAGGTCCTTCTGTATCTAAATAAAGACCATCTGTTGGTGTTACTTCTTCAGATTCGTTTAATGAATAAGAAACAGAACCTTCTTCTTTAGATGTAGTAAAATTTAAATATAACGGTAAGCTTTTATTAATATATGTACCTGAGTTATCTACATAAACAGATTTGGTATGATGTAACCTTTCTGGAGAATTGTTAGACGCTAATAATACTTCTGGTTCTTCTATTTGTACTAATTCTGTATTTAATTTTTGTGGCGACTGCCCATATATATTGTATGATGATAATAGACCTATTGTTAAGGGTAATAATAGTAGGTATTTCATAGTTTTTGGTAAAATTAGGTTTTGGTAATGTTAGTTAATAATACTCCTTTTCTACTTAAATAGTTACAGCAGTCTCTAAAAACAAACGTTATAACTTTACATCAAATAATTGATCTAAATGATAGAAAATCACTTTAATATACTTTAAAGCAATGTAAAAATTAATATTTACTCAATTTATTACATCAATAAAAAAAGTGATTTTTTTAACTTTAGCATCAAAAAAATCACTTAATAATCTAATTTTTATAAATATGTAATTATTCTTTTTTCATAAGATCTAGGCTTTAATTCTGCTAGATTGTTATCCAAACGTTTCTCTCTAGAATAGCGTAAAATCCAATTTCCGTGCTTATCAAAATTGATATATTCGTAAGCAACTAAACTATTCTCATATTTACTTTTTGTTATTTGTTTTAATGCTAAACCCTTAGCATCATATTCAAAATCTAAACGTTCTTTTGTAGTACCGTTAGGGAGTTTCGTTTCATCTAAGATTTTATTACCCATTTTATCATATGCAAAGTTTACTTCTCCTTCTATTTCCCCAATACTATTAAAGTAAGTTTGTTTTATCTCTCTTCCTAAATTATCATTTTCTACTATCAACTTAGACTCTAACTTCCCTTTACTATCCATTACTTTCATTTCAATAAAATAGCCATTACTATCGTATATAGAATACCTAGTTTGTGACATTTCACCACCTTGTCCAAAAATTATGGCTTTCGTAATATCACCTCTATCATTGGTCTCATATTTATAACGACGAACCACTTTATTATCCCAAAAATTTAATTCTTCAATAAGATTTCCTTTATCATCATATTTTCTGGTAAATGTATTTGTATACCCTCCTTTAGATACTATAATATTTCCATTTTTATCAAAAATTTCTTCTGTATAAGATGCTTGAGGCCCTTTTACAATTTCCCCGTTTTTACTCTCTGCAATATAATTTAGCGTTACAACCGCCTTAATTTCACCGTTTAATTTCAATTCTTTTAGATCTGAATTTAATTTCTCAGTAGAAGTTGAACATGCAAAAAATAGAGATAAAATAAATAGACTTAGCGTGTTTTTCATAGTATATAAAATGATTAGTATTAGTTATATAAATTACAAAAAATTAAGGTAGAATCAATCCCAATCTTCTAATTTAGAAGTCCTTTTTTTCTTTAGATTTTGAATACGATTTCTAAGATGAATTAACACTGATGAAAATGATGAAAATGATGAAGGTACATTTTTTATACCCTCGGAATTTAGTGCCTTAAATAATTCTTGGTGTTTTTTTAAAGCTTTTTCATCGCCTACCTCTTTGGCTTGTTGTGTAATACTCACTTGCTGTTCTTGAGTATGTAAAAGCCAATTATAAACCCTTTGTAAGTACAAATAAGGATTTTTACTTCTCGACTTTTGAAGAGCTTTTTTAAAAGCATAACCTTCAGATAATAAGTACATCCTCCTTTTTTCTTTCATTCTAAACAGTAATATTCGCAGTAGTCTAAATAATCTTTTATAGACTATCAGAAAAATAACAACCGCTAGTAGTTGATATTTATGCTCTACAATAAACTCTATAATTTGTTCTTTTAAAGGTACTTTAGGTGTATCATCTGTAGCTATTGACGGTTGTAAAGCAGCAAGACTATCAGCAATTGAACCTACTATTCCTAAATTAGAAGAGGTATCTACATGGATTTTCATAGCCTTTGATCTAACCGTTTTATATTTCCCTGTAAATGGGTTAAAATATGTTATTTCTGATCCAGGCATTTCATAATCTCCTGCTTTGGTAAATAAATAAGAATATTTCTCTGTTCTTGTACTTTTTAAGGTCTCTTTCTTATTATCAATTTGCTGATCTGTAAGGTTAGAGTTTAAATACCTTTTAGCATAAGTTACACTATCAATAGCAATACTCGGAATAAAATTAGCAATAGTCTTAAAGCCTGTTACGGTTACAGTTCGTTCTAAAACATCGCCTACTTTTAAATTTTTAAAATCTTTGTTCCAATAATCATTTAAATAAGCTGAATTTGCTACAAAAGCAGGCTTATCTGATGCTGGTAAACTTCGTACATGTATCACTTTAGAAGATGTTCTTAAAGTAGTTGGTTTTCCTTCAAAATCTCCTTTAGGTGGAATAAAAGCAGTCATTTCTAATTCAGGAAATTCCAACTCCCCAACTTTATAAGGAAAAACTAAATAGTAATAAGTAATCATGGCATAGCTATGGTTATTTATTATTTCATTTCCTGCTACTGAATTGGTAAAAGGTATAATAAATGCACCATTTACTTTAAGTTCACCAAACTCTAATCCATCGGTAAACCAAGTTGGAGAATACACCTTAATAGTCGCTTTTATAGGTTGTTGCTCAAATGCATAAGTTCTATTTAATGATACAGTTGCAAAAGGCTTTTGTCCATAAGTACACAAAGCAAAAACGAGTAAACTACAGAGAAGTACTATTTTTTTTACCATGCTTTTTTCGGGTTTTTAACCTGTGGGTAATACTTTTTCTTTTGTAGAATAAACTTCTTTCTCAAAAACTCACTTGGGTCGGCATTCGTTTTTTCCATTACCATAGAAGCCGCACTTACCTGATTCATTCTATCTTTCTTTTTCTTATTCTCGTCGGGCCAATCCTGTTCTTTATATTTCCTTTTTTTAGGATCTACTACCTTTTCTTTTTCTGCATCAGCACGTTTAGCGTTCTTTTTATCATAGTCATGGTCAGATAACTTTCTTTCTTTATCTGTTAAAGCTTTTACTGCTTGAGAAACGTCTTTTTCACTTTCTTGAGATGCTTCTGTTTTCCCTTTATTCTTTTCTAATTCAATTTTTACTTTAGCCAAGCTCTCTTTTGCTTGTGTTAAATTTGCATCTCTTTCTAAAGCCACCCTAAAAGCACTTTGTGCCATTTCGTAGTTACCTAACTCAACAAACATTAACCCTAAATTATATTGAGAAATAGCCGTACTATCCATTTCATAAACCGCTGCTGCTGCCTCAAAGTCTCCACTTTTATAAAATGCAAAAGCCTTATTCGAATAAGTTGTATAAAGCTGAGCTGCATTGGCATAATTTCCTTTATTTGCTTCTTGCTGTGCTTGGTAGTCTTTTGTATACC
This region includes:
- a CDS encoding OmpL47-type beta-barrel domain-containing protein, which encodes MKYLLLLPLTIGLLSSYNIYGQSPQKLNTELVQIEEPEVLLASNNSPERLHHTKSVYVDNSGTYINKSLPLYLNFTTSKEEGSVSYSLNESEEVTPTDGLYLDTEGPNYIRSKWAVDPNSKEYLMPKREVKYEVIADSKAPVSKISFDGTRLFDNGVEAFYGKNLLMHLEATDKYSGVDKIFYSLDGENFHEYTSSMNLETEGQHIVYYYSADHVGNPEEVRTSTFKIDLTAPESSYTWKGLVYNENILSPNTTLRLSSEDAMSGLDHIEFSYDNSAFEEFTYQPITLNNLKDGEHTIHYKAFDLVDNEEVEKTITFYLDKIAPETSHEIIGDQYVIGSTRYVSSRTTFSIATSDNKAGVKNVFYSTNRGNNYTPYTGTPFTLKSELGKHTIMYKASDNVNNQAVEKTVEGTETLFMDNISPTTSLMYIGNKFEHRDTLFITSKTQIRLMANDSHSKVKDTFFTLNAGDEKEYSGAFTVKELGDQTLHYRSIDNVNNEEAPVEEKFFVDNDGPEIHYNMSIEPIGKHGEFDIYPSFTKLYLGATDAHVGTKEIRYSINGAAMQLYSSGSNLDISEKEHLKKDQHYKIKVVATDNLGNETKKTVEFYVGQH
- a CDS encoding BatD family protein, whose translation is MVKKIVLLCSLLVFALCTYGQKPFATVSLNRTYAFEQQPIKATIKVYSPTWFTDGLEFGELKVNGAFIIPFTNSVAGNEIINNHSYAMITYYYLVFPYKVGELEFPELEMTAFIPPKGDFEGKPTTLRTSSKVIHVRSLPASDKPAFVANSAYLNDYWNKDFKNLKVGDVLERTVTVTGFKTIANFIPSIAIDSVTYAKRYLNSNLTDQQIDNKKETLKSTRTEKYSYLFTKAGDYEMPGSEITYFNPFTGKYKTVRSKAMKIHVDTSSNLGIVGSIADSLAALQPSIATDDTPKVPLKEQIIEFIVEHKYQLLAVVIFLIVYKRLFRLLRILLFRMKEKRRMYLLSEGYAFKKALQKSRSKNPYLYLQRVYNWLLHTQEQQVSITQQAKEVGDEKALKKHQELFKALNSEGIKNVPSSFSSFSSVLIHLRNRIQNLKKKRTSKLEDWD